A window of Formosa sp. Hel1_31_208 contains these coding sequences:
- a CDS encoding response regulator transcription factor, with protein sequence MPISIITADDHPLILKGLNDFLIEKQFNVIASAKNGKDAFTLIKAHEPDIAILDIQMPILTGLQVAEKCNTEKFRTRIIIITFEKSETIYKKAKNLGIYGYILKEFAIAEIENCIASVLKGKSYFSAELIEYLEIKETPKELATLTDAEMKVLKLTAQNKTAKEIAIILFISDRTVEKHKSNIRHKLKLESKANSIVLFAKEHQEFLSKYI encoded by the coding sequence ATGCCTATATCTATAATTACCGCAGATGATCACCCCCTAATACTTAAAGGGTTAAATGATTTCTTAATTGAAAAACAATTCAATGTCATTGCGAGTGCTAAAAACGGAAAAGACGCTTTTACACTTATTAAAGCTCATGAACCTGATATTGCTATTTTAGATATTCAAATGCCAATATTAACTGGGCTGCAGGTCGCTGAGAAATGTAATACTGAAAAGTTCAGAACAAGAATCATCATCATTACTTTCGAAAAAAGTGAAACCATTTATAAGAAGGCAAAAAACTTAGGAATCTATGGCTATATTTTGAAAGAATTTGCCATTGCCGAAATCGAAAATTGCATCGCTTCAGTTCTAAAAGGGAAATCATATTTTAGTGCCGAATTGATTGAGTATCTAGAAATTAAAGAAACCCCTAAGGAACTTGCCACTCTTACCGATGCTGAAATGAAAGTTCTTAAGCTCACAGCTCAAAATAAGACAGCAAAAGAAATTGCAATTATTTTATTTATTTCAGATCGTACAGTCGAAAAACATAAGAGTAATATAAGACACAAACTAAAACTGGAATCTAAAGCTAATAGCATTGTGCTCTTTGCGAAAGAACATCAAGAATTCTTGTCAAAATATATATAA
- the odhB gene encoding 2-oxoglutarate dehydrogenase complex dihydrolipoyllysine-residue succinyltransferase — protein MILEMKVPSPGESITEVEIAEWLVQDGDYVEKDQAIAEVDSDKATLELPAEASGTITLKAEEGDAVDVGAVVCLIDTSAAKPEGGDAAPAKEEKKDDAPKQVTSKPAEVEAKTYVTGTASPAAKKVLAEKGIDATSVIGTGKDGRITKDDAINAVPSMGTPAGGSRSTSRSKMSMLRRKVAERLVEAKNTTAMLTTFNEVDMSPIFELRKAYKEDFKTKHGVSLGFMSFFTLAVVRALKLYPAVNSMIDGKEMLSYDFCDISIAVSGPKGLMVPVIRNAENLSFRGVETEVKRLAIRARDGQITVDEMTGGTFTISNGGVFGSMLSTPIINPPQSGILGMHNIVERPVAINGKVEIRPIMYVALSYDHRIIDGKESVGFLVAIKEALENPTELLMDNDVKRALEM, from the coding sequence ATGATTTTAGAAATGAAAGTGCCTTCACCAGGAGAATCAATCACAGAAGTTGAAATTGCAGAATGGTTAGTACAAGACGGAGATTATGTTGAAAAAGACCAAGCAATTGCTGAGGTAGATAGCGACAAAGCAACGTTAGAATTACCAGCAGAGGCCAGTGGAACTATTACACTTAAAGCAGAAGAAGGAGATGCTGTAGATGTAGGTGCTGTTGTGTGTTTAATTGACACGAGTGCTGCAAAACCGGAAGGAGGAGATGCTGCGCCAGCGAAAGAGGAGAAGAAGGATGATGCCCCTAAACAGGTGACTTCAAAACCCGCTGAAGTTGAAGCAAAAACTTATGTAACAGGAACTGCTAGTCCGGCAGCTAAAAAAGTACTAGCTGAAAAAGGTATTGACGCAACTTCGGTTATTGGAACTGGAAAAGATGGACGTATTACAAAGGATGATGCCATCAATGCCGTACCATCAATGGGAACTCCGGCAGGCGGAAGTCGCAGCACATCTCGTAGTAAGATGTCAATGTTACGTCGCAAAGTTGCAGAACGTTTGGTTGAGGCAAAGAATACAACAGCGATGTTAACCACCTTTAATGAGGTTGACATGTCGCCAATTTTCGAATTACGCAAAGCATATAAGGAAGACTTTAAGACAAAGCATGGCGTAAGTCTTGGATTTATGAGTTTTTTCACCTTAGCTGTAGTTCGCGCTTTGAAATTATATCCAGCGGTGAATTCAATGATTGATGGTAAAGAAATGTTGTCATATGATTTCTGCGATATAAGTATCGCTGTTTCAGGACCAAAAGGATTAATGGTGCCCGTTATTAGAAATGCTGAAAATTTAAGCTTTAGAGGTGTGGAGACAGAAGTGAAACGCTTAGCTATTCGTGCTCGTGATGGACAAATAACCGTGGATGAAATGACAGGAGGAACCTTTACCATTTCTAATGGTGGTGTTTTTGGAAGTATGTTATCAACTCCCATAATTAATCCACCGCAAAGCGGAATCTTAGGCATGCATAATATTGTAGAACGTCCAGTCGCTATAAATGGTAAAGTAGAGATTAGACCAATTATGTACGTCGCCTTATCATATGATCATAGAATTATTGATGGGAAAGAATCTGTTGGGTTCTTAGTAGCCATCAAAGAAGCTCTTGAAAACCCAACCGAATTGTTAATGGATAATGATGTAAAGAGAGCTTTGGAAATGTAG
- a CDS encoding 2-oxoglutarate dehydrogenase E1 component: MDKYSFLNAAHTAYFADLYDQYLKNPDSVEPSWRAFFQGYDFGSESYGMETEIIEGVSTQIPEHVQKEFQVVKLIDGYRNRGHLFTKTNPVRDRRKYAPTLDVETFGLSESDLDTVFSAGEIIGIGKTTLRNIIDHLERIYCESIGVEYMYIRKPEEIEWIQNKLNINDNQPQFSSEQKKYILKKLNEAVSFESFLHTKYVGQKRFSLEGNESLIPALDSLIENAADHGVKEFVMGMAHRGRLSTLTNIFGKSAKDIFSEFDGKDYEQEIFDGDVKYHLGWTSNRVTDGGKKINLNIAPNPSHLETVGAVVEGIARAKQDEKYSDNPSQVLPIIVHGDAAISGQGLVYELVQMAKLDGYRTNGTIHIVVNNQIGFTTNYLDGRSSTYCTDVGKVTLSPVMHVNADDAEAVVHAMLFALHFRMKFRRDVFIDLLGYRKYGHNEGDEPRFTQPKLYKAISKHKNPRDIYAEKLIAEGVIDKDYVVQLEKDYKDKLEEKLEDSRKEDKTVITPFMEDKWADFQTVIEDKMLQTVDTTYPKAHLEKITKVISTLPEDQNFIRKIQRLVQSRQTMFDEDKLDWAMAEHLAYGTLLEEGYDVRISGQDVERGTFSHRHAVVKVEDSEEEILLLNQISDNQGKFYIYNSLLSEYGVVGFDYGYAMASPNTLTIWEAQFGDFSNGAQIMLDQYISAAEDKWKLQNGLVMLLPHGYEGQGAEHSSGRMERYLQLCAKDNMFVMDCTTPANFYHLLRKQMKTKFRKPLIVFTPKSLLRHPLVLSTVDEFANGSFQMVIDDALVSANKVKTLAFVTGKFYYDLLEQRTELKRDDVALVRIEQLFPLPERQMRDIMAKYKNADDIVWAQEEPRNMGAYGHMLMHFDEAKSFRAATRRPYGAPAAGSSVRSKKRHQEVIDYVFDKTQNNQR, translated from the coding sequence ATGGATAAATATTCCTTTTTAAACGCAGCACACACAGCATACTTTGCTGATTTATACGACCAATACCTAAAAAATCCTGATTCTGTAGAGCCAAGTTGGAGAGCCTTTTTTCAAGGGTACGATTTTGGTAGTGAAAGCTATGGAATGGAAACTGAAATTATTGAAGGTGTTTCTACTCAAATTCCAGAACACGTTCAAAAAGAATTTCAGGTTGTAAAATTGATAGATGGATACAGAAATCGTGGGCACTTATTTACCAAAACTAATCCAGTTCGTGACCGTAGAAAGTATGCGCCAACATTAGATGTTGAAACATTTGGGTTGTCGGAAAGTGATTTAGATACGGTATTTTCAGCGGGAGAAATTATAGGCATTGGAAAAACTACATTACGTAATATCATTGATCATTTAGAACGTATTTACTGTGAATCAATTGGTGTAGAATACATGTATATTAGGAAGCCTGAAGAGATTGAATGGATTCAGAACAAGTTAAACATAAACGACAATCAACCACAATTTTCTTCTGAACAGAAAAAGTATATACTAAAAAAATTAAATGAAGCAGTTTCTTTTGAAAGCTTCCTTCATACGAAGTATGTAGGTCAAAAACGTTTCTCATTAGAAGGTAACGAGTCACTTATTCCTGCGTTAGATTCATTGATTGAAAATGCTGCTGATCATGGTGTAAAAGAATTCGTTATGGGGATGGCGCACCGTGGACGCTTGAGTACATTAACTAATATCTTTGGAAAATCAGCAAAAGATATCTTTAGCGAATTTGATGGAAAAGATTATGAGCAAGAAATCTTTGATGGTGATGTGAAATACCATTTAGGGTGGACCAGTAATCGTGTTACCGATGGTGGAAAAAAAATTAACCTTAATATTGCTCCAAACCCCTCACATTTAGAAACTGTTGGAGCCGTTGTTGAAGGTATAGCAAGAGCAAAACAAGATGAAAAATATAGCGATAATCCTTCTCAGGTTTTACCAATTATTGTTCATGGTGATGCTGCAATATCTGGACAAGGCTTAGTATATGAATTAGTCCAAATGGCAAAGCTAGATGGTTATAGAACCAATGGAACTATTCATATTGTAGTCAATAACCAGATTGGATTTACTACTAATTATCTAGATGGACGATCGAGCACCTATTGTACTGATGTTGGTAAAGTGACTTTATCCCCTGTCATGCACGTTAATGCTGATGATGCAGAAGCCGTAGTGCACGCGATGTTATTTGCACTTCACTTTAGAATGAAATTTAGACGTGATGTTTTTATTGACTTATTAGGCTATAGAAAATATGGTCATAATGAAGGCGATGAACCTCGTTTTACACAACCAAAATTATATAAGGCAATCTCAAAGCATAAAAACCCAAGAGATATCTATGCTGAAAAGCTCATAGCAGAAGGCGTTATCGATAAAGACTATGTCGTTCAATTAGAAAAAGATTATAAAGATAAGCTCGAGGAAAAACTCGAAGATTCTCGAAAAGAAGATAAAACAGTAATTACTCCTTTCATGGAGGATAAATGGGCAGATTTTCAAACAGTGATTGAAGATAAAATGCTCCAAACTGTCGACACCACTTATCCAAAAGCACATTTAGAGAAGATTACTAAGGTGATTTCAACATTACCTGAAGATCAAAATTTCATTCGCAAAATTCAACGTTTAGTTCAATCACGTCAAACAATGTTTGATGAGGATAAACTTGATTGGGCAATGGCTGAGCATTTAGCTTATGGAACTTTATTAGAAGAAGGATACGATGTTCGTATTTCTGGTCAGGATGTCGAGCGTGGAACATTCTCACATCGTCATGCTGTTGTCAAAGTTGAAGATAGTGAAGAGGAAATATTATTACTTAATCAAATTAGTGACAACCAAGGTAAGTTCTACATATATAATTCATTGCTGTCAGAATATGGAGTTGTTGGTTTTGATTATGGCTATGCGATGGCAAGTCCAAATACACTAACCATTTGGGAAGCACAATTTGGTGATTTTAGCAATGGTGCTCAAATCATGTTAGATCAATATATTTCTGCCGCCGAAGACAAATGGAAACTTCAAAACGGATTGGTTATGCTGTTGCCTCATGGATATGAGGGACAAGGAGCAGAGCATTCTTCTGGCCGAATGGAACGTTACTTGCAACTATGTGCCAAAGATAATATGTTTGTTATGGATTGTACAACACCAGCAAACTTCTATCATTTGTTGCGTAAACAGATGAAGACTAAATTTAGAAAACCTTTAATTGTGTTTACTCCAAAGAGTTTATTGCGTCATCCATTGGTCTTGTCTACAGTAGATGAGTTTGCTAATGGGAGTTTTCAAATGGTCATTGATGATGCTTTAGTCAGTGCCAATAAGGTAAAAACATTGGCATTTGTTACTGGAAAGTTTTACTATGATTTGCTAGAGCAAAGAACCGAATTAAAAAGAGATGATGTGGCATTGGTAAGAATAGAACAATTATTCCCATTACCAGAGCGACAAATGAGAGATATCATGGCGAAATATAAGAATGCTGATGATATCGTTTGGGCTCAAGAAGAACCAAGAAACATGGGAGCTTATGGTCATATGTTAATGCATTTTGATGAGGCAAAATCATTTAGAGCAGCAACTCGAAGACCTTATGGCGCTCCGGCAGCTGGTAGTAGTGTGCGTTCTAAAAAACGCCATCAAGAAGTTATTGATTACGTATTTGATAAAACCCAAAATAACCAACGCTAG
- a CDS encoding alpha-ketoglutarate decarboxylase — protein sequence MTLLFLSFSFAISAQEEEDRSTFWSKVQFGGGVGLSFGDGFFSGTLAPNAIYQFNPDFGMGLGLNGTYNKQRDFFKSTIIGASVIGIYNPIDELQFSGEFEQLNVNQTFDSNAFANDNYWVPALFVGLGYRTNNVVFGMRYDVLYDVRKSVYADPWSPFVRVFF from the coding sequence ATGACCTTGCTTTTTCTAAGTTTTTCATTCGCCATATCCGCTCAAGAAGAGGAAGATAGATCTACGTTTTGGTCAAAGGTACAATTTGGTGGTGGCGTGGGTTTAAGTTTTGGTGATGGGTTTTTTAGCGGAACATTAGCCCCAAACGCTATTTATCAATTCAATCCTGATTTTGGTATGGGTCTAGGCCTGAATGGCACATATAACAAACAACGTGACTTTTTCAAATCTACAATAATCGGCGCAAGTGTCATTGGTATTTACAACCCTATCGACGAGCTTCAATTCTCAGGTGAATTTGAGCAATTAAATGTCAATCAAACATTTGACAGTAATGCGTTTGCAAACGACAATTACTGGGTTCCTGCCCTTTTCGTTGGACTTGGTTATAGAACTAATAATGTCGTTTTTGGGATGCGTTATGATGTGCTCTATGATGTTCGAAAAAGTGTTTACGCTGATCCGTGGTCGCCTTTTGTGAGAGTATTTTTCTAA
- a CDS encoding polyprenyl synthetase family protein, which translates to MQNIQSYHEAFLKHLESAVQHKEPVNLYDPINYILQLGGKRLRPILTLMTAEIFGCDYHKALNAALSVEVFHNFSLVHDDIMDDAPLRRGQDTVHEKWDINTGILSGDAMLIMAYQLFENYDSSVFQGLAKLFSKTALEVCEGQQYDVDFETRDDVTIAEYLTMIEYKTAVLVGAAMKMGAIVAGASEECQNAIYNFGKNLGIAFQLQDDYLDAFGDPKTFGKQVGGDIIENKKTFLYLKALEFSQKEHKLQLEHLYSINPSDPSEKIETVKHLFESCGSVKATTKEVKYYTDKAFSVLETIKISNENKVALRSFGEELMNRNV; encoded by the coding sequence ATGCAGAATATCCAATCCTATCATGAGGCATTTTTAAAGCACTTAGAATCTGCCGTGCAACATAAAGAACCAGTTAACCTTTATGACCCCATTAATTATATATTACAACTTGGCGGAAAACGTTTACGTCCAATATTGACTCTAATGACGGCTGAAATATTTGGCTGTGATTATCACAAAGCCTTAAATGCAGCTTTAAGTGTTGAGGTCTTTCATAATTTTTCCTTAGTTCATGATGACATTATGGACGATGCACCATTAAGACGTGGTCAGGATACAGTTCATGAAAAATGGGATATAAATACTGGAATTTTATCTGGAGACGCCATGCTTATTATGGCGTACCAGTTGTTTGAAAATTATGACTCATCTGTCTTTCAAGGATTGGCTAAATTATTTAGTAAAACAGCCTTAGAAGTTTGCGAGGGACAGCAGTATGACGTCGATTTTGAAACCAGAGATGATGTGACGATTGCTGAATATTTGACAATGATAGAATATAAAACAGCCGTTCTAGTTGGGGCAGCTATGAAAATGGGTGCTATTGTAGCAGGAGCCTCAGAAGAATGTCAAAATGCAATTTATAATTTCGGAAAAAACCTAGGTATCGCCTTTCAATTGCAAGATGATTATCTCGATGCATTTGGAGACCCTAAAACCTTCGGGAAGCAAGTGGGGGGCGATATCATTGAGAACAAGAAAACGTTCTTATATCTCAAGGCATTGGAATTTTCGCAAAAAGAACACAAGTTGCAATTGGAGCATTTATATAGCATCAACCCTTCTGATCCTTCTGAAAAAATAGAAACAGTAAAACACTTGTTTGAATCCTGTGGTTCTGTTAAAGCAACAACTAAAGAAGTCAAATATTATACTGACAAGGCATTTTCTGTTTTAGAGACCATCAAAATTTCCAATGAAAATAAAGTGGCTCTTAGAAGTTTTGGAGAAGAATTAATGAACCGAAATGTCTAA
- a CDS encoding TetR/AcrR family transcriptional regulator gives MRDRIIHKSSELFLTLGFKSVTMDDIASTMGISKKTIYVHFSNKTKLVEAVTFTLFENICDGIDCICETAPNPISQLYDIKMFVMQHLKNEQASPLFQLKKYYPSIHDALKSKQFEKMHESVSESLAKGIETSVFRPNIDVEFIARLYFNGMTGIKDEIIFPREKFNMHYLMESFLEYHLRAIVTDKGMTILNNFINKNQS, from the coding sequence ATGAGAGACAGAATTATACACAAATCGTCAGAATTATTTCTTACACTCGGCTTTAAGAGTGTAACCATGGATGATATAGCTAGTACAATGGGTATTTCAAAAAAAACCATCTATGTTCATTTTTCTAATAAAACCAAACTGGTAGAGGCGGTGACTTTTACACTTTTTGAAAATATTTGCGATGGTATTGACTGCATTTGCGAGACTGCACCTAATCCAATTTCCCAGTTATACGATATTAAGATGTTCGTTATGCAACATTTAAAGAACGAGCAAGCGTCGCCACTTTTTCAACTTAAAAAGTATTACCCTTCTATTCATGATGCCTTGAAATCAAAACAATTTGAAAAAATGCATGAATCGGTTTCAGAAAGTTTAGCAAAAGGAATTGAGACCAGCGTTTTTAGACCAAATATTGATGTTGAATTTATTGCACGTCTTTATTTTAATGGTATGACTGGAATTAAAGATGAGATTATTTTTCCACGTGAAAAATTCAACATGCACTATTTGATGGAAAGTTTTTTAGAATACCATTTAAGGGCAATTGTTACAGACAAAGGAATGACAATATTGAATAATTTTATTAACAAGAATCAATCTTAA
- a CDS encoding TolC family protein, with protein MRQSLILICSLITISFAFSQENSTRFSLQEAIVYALENNRQAKNAVRDIDAAKQQKWETTATGLPQLNANINYQNFLKQQVSVIPAEFFGGNPGEFAEVIFGTKQSTAATATLNQMLFDGSYLVGLQSAKVFLEISENAKVKTDLEVRKAVINAYGNVLLAEESIEILVKNIEVLSKNLYEVTKIYENGLEEQESVEQLQITLSNVQSSLNNTKRLKNIAYQMLNITLGIDYNTDIILTDDLESLTLKNISLDILSTNNDATSTIDYKIAQNDTKAKALMLKLERSRALPTLNAFINGSYTAFDNDFVFFDSDTKWFGASLFGLNLDIPIFSSGKRNASTQRARINLEKAKDDLTETEQRLNLQIEAAKSDFKFAIEDYDNKKQNLNLAERIEQKNQTKFFEGVGSSFELRQAQTQLYSAQQELLQAMLDVINSKAELETVLNTPNNN; from the coding sequence ATGAGACAATCACTCATATTAATATGTAGTCTAATTACCATATCATTTGCTTTTTCTCAAGAAAACTCGACTCGCTTTTCGCTCCAAGAGGCCATAGTTTATGCTTTAGAGAATAATAGACAGGCTAAAAATGCAGTTCGTGATATTGATGCAGCAAAGCAACAAAAATGGGAAACTACAGCTACAGGTTTACCTCAACTTAATGCCAATATCAATTATCAAAACTTTTTGAAGCAGCAAGTATCGGTGATTCCTGCAGAGTTCTTTGGTGGAAATCCAGGAGAATTTGCTGAAGTCATATTTGGAACTAAACAAAGTACTGCTGCCACTGCAACCTTAAATCAGATGCTATTTGATGGATCGTATTTGGTTGGATTACAATCTGCAAAAGTGTTTCTAGAAATATCTGAAAACGCGAAAGTCAAAACCGATTTAGAGGTTAGAAAAGCAGTCATAAATGCTTATGGAAATGTTTTACTAGCGGAGGAAAGTATAGAAATACTTGTTAAAAACATTGAGGTTTTAAGTAAAAATCTATACGAAGTAACCAAGATTTATGAAAATGGTCTTGAAGAACAAGAAAGTGTAGAGCAACTACAAATTACACTATCTAATGTTCAAAGTAGTCTCAACAACACCAAACGTCTCAAAAATATCGCCTATCAAATGCTAAATATCACACTAGGCATTGATTATAATACTGACATTATTCTCACTGATGACTTGGAGTCGCTCACTTTAAAGAATATAAGTTTAGATATCCTCAGTACAAACAACGACGCCACCTCTACAATAGATTATAAAATTGCTCAAAACGACACCAAAGCTAAAGCCCTAATGCTGAAACTCGAAAGAAGCAGAGCATTACCAACATTAAATGCATTTATCAATGGCAGCTATACCGCTTTTGACAATGACTTTGTTTTTTTTGATTCTGATACCAAATGGTTTGGCGCGTCTTTATTTGGATTAAACTTAGATATTCCAATTTTTAGTTCAGGAAAGCGCAATGCTTCAACACAACGTGCTCGAATTAATCTAGAGAAAGCAAAAGACGACCTTACCGAAACCGAACAACGTTTAAACCTTCAAATTGAAGCTGCTAAAAGTGATTTTAAATTTGCTATTGAAGACTATGATAATAAAAAACAGAATTTAAATCTAGCCGAGCGCATAGAGCAAAAAAATCAAACTAAATTTTTTGAAGGTGTAGGCTCAAGTTTTGAGTTGCGCCAAGCACAAACCCAATTATATTCAGCACAACAAGAATTACTACAAGCTATGCTTGATGTTATTAACTCAAAAGCTGAACTTGAAACCGTATTAAATACTCCCAACAATAATTAA
- a CDS encoding efflux RND transporter periplasmic adaptor subunit, giving the protein MKPIFTLIFTALIVVSCGNNNTKSIEDIIASNDLKQIRTKKTELDAQRQELETQLKQLSLKIKELDPQAKIPLITTFPAEETVFTHFVELQGNVNTKKNLVIYPEYSGVMTNVFVKEGQNVTKGQTLAKIDDGGLSQQLSQLQIQAELAKTTFERQKRLWEQNIGSEIQYLQAKSNYEAQQKAVSQIRQQVAKTVVTAPFSGTIDDIITEQGSVVAPGQSQLFRIVNLDDMYIETNVPESYIMNVIEGKVVEVDFPVLGLTMDAVVRQAGSFINPANRTFKVEVAIANANKNIKPNLTAKLKINDYTNNKAILIPLSIISENSQGEQYVYTIIGKSGDTATAKRSIITTGKTQGDYIEVLTGLSSNDEIIKEGARSVKDGQEVKIIKTETNASTL; this is encoded by the coding sequence ATGAAACCTATATTCACATTAATCTTTACCGCTCTAATTGTAGTTTCCTGCGGAAATAACAACACCAAAAGTATCGAAGACATTATAGCTTCCAATGATTTGAAGCAAATTCGTACTAAAAAAACAGAACTTGATGCTCAAAGACAAGAATTAGAAACTCAGTTAAAACAACTTAGTCTCAAAATCAAAGAATTAGATCCTCAGGCTAAAATTCCTTTAATTACAACATTTCCTGCCGAAGAAACGGTTTTTACTCATTTCGTAGAATTACAAGGAAACGTTAACACCAAAAAAAATCTAGTCATCTATCCAGAATATTCTGGGGTTATGACTAACGTCTTTGTCAAAGAAGGTCAAAACGTTACTAAAGGGCAAACACTTGCCAAAATTGATGACGGCGGATTAAGTCAACAATTATCTCAATTACAAATACAAGCAGAGTTAGCAAAAACTACTTTCGAACGTCAAAAACGTTTATGGGAACAAAATATTGGTAGCGAAATACAATATCTACAGGCCAAATCTAATTACGAAGCACAGCAAAAAGCCGTTAGTCAGATAAGGCAACAAGTCGCCAAAACGGTCGTTACTGCGCCTTTTTCTGGAACTATTGACGATATTATTACTGAACAGGGTAGCGTTGTAGCTCCTGGTCAATCTCAATTATTTCGAATTGTAAACCTGGATGACATGTACATTGAAACGAATGTTCCTGAAAGTTACATCATGAATGTTATAGAGGGAAAAGTCGTTGAAGTGGATTTTCCGGTTTTAGGATTAACTATGGATGCTGTAGTTCGTCAAGCTGGAAGCTTTATAAATCCAGCTAACAGAACTTTCAAAGTTGAAGTGGCTATTGCCAATGCAAACAAAAACATTAAACCAAATCTTACCGCTAAATTAAAAATCAATGATTACACCAATAACAAAGCCATCTTAATACCGTTGAGCATCATTTCAGAAAACTCACAAGGTGAACAATATGTGTATACCATTATTGGGAAATCAGGCGATACGGCAACAGCGAAACGTTCTATAATTACTACAGGTAAAACTCAAGGGGACTACATTGAGGTGTTGACGGGATTATCTAGCAATGATGAAATCATTAAAGAAGGTGCTCGTAGTGTGAAAGACGGACAAGAAGTTAAAATCATTAAAACAGAAACTAACGCATCTACCCTATAA